The following proteins come from a genomic window of Maribacter sp. HTCC2170:
- a CDS encoding response regulator transcription factor: protein MIKVLIADNHPIIRMGVKQVLNNASGIEVVEDVSTTSELFNKLEATSPDVVMLEMDIPEINGIATLRRMKKEYPDVKVLMYSGQSEDVYALSTIRAGAFGYLSKASDIDYIISAVKKVAEGNMFITNELAQRLAFDEGTQKPRRFFRKLSTREVEVLKLLASGKRNKDVALGLNLNEKTVSTYKARLMKKLNVDNMVDLLQQAKALELY from the coding sequence ATGATTAAAGTGCTAATTGCGGACAACCATCCTATCATTAGAATGGGCGTTAAACAAGTATTGAACAATGCAAGTGGAATTGAAGTTGTAGAGGATGTTTCAACTACTTCGGAGCTTTTTAATAAGCTTGAAGCAACTTCACCTGATGTGGTAATGTTAGAAATGGACATTCCAGAGATTAATGGTATCGCCACTTTAAGGAGAATGAAAAAAGAATATCCTGATGTGAAGGTGTTAATGTACAGTGGACAATCTGAAGACGTCTACGCTCTAAGTACCATAAGAGCAGGTGCTTTTGGTTACCTTTCAAAAGCATCTGATATTGATTACATCATTTCTGCTGTAAAGAAAGTGGCCGAAGGAAATATGTTTATCACCAATGAACTTGCACAACGTTTGGCTTTTGATGAAGGAACTCAAAAACCACGTAGATTCTTTAGAAAACTATCTACAAGAGAAGTTGAAGTTCTTAAATTATTGGCGAGCGGCAAACGTAACAAAGATGTTGCCTTGGGTCTTAACCTGAATGAAAAAACGGTTAGTACCTATAAGGCGCGCTTAATGAAAAAATTAAACGTTGACAACATGGTAGATTTATTGCAACAAGCAAAAGCCTTGGAATTGTATTAA
- the gldB gene encoding gliding motility lipoprotein GldB, translating into MKNPFYLLLVFLIIITGCESEDKVSEEVSKMSLDLKVSRFDNEFANASPVDIPKLRKEYPYLFPAPDSVWIAKLQDSLQMELREEVKVEFSDFEKEKADIELLFKYIKYYFPKYEVPRVITVTNTVDYNNRIVLADSLLLIGLDNYLGAEHKYYRELQNYIASDMNRDYIVSNAANAFANKVVSRPRERTFLAQLIYQGKVLYLKDKIMPFHSDEQKITYSEDELTWAQLNEEPMWRYFIERELLYSTDSKLSQQFLDPAPFSKFGLELDNESPGQLGRFLGWQIVRSFMEKNDVSLQHLMNFSAEEIFKKSNYKPKK; encoded by the coding sequence ATGAAGAACCCATTTTATTTATTATTGGTATTTCTAATTATTATTACTGGTTGTGAATCGGAAGATAAGGTCAGTGAAGAAGTTAGCAAGATGTCTTTGGATTTAAAAGTGTCAAGATTTGATAATGAATTTGCCAATGCTTCGCCGGTTGATATTCCAAAACTTAGAAAAGAATACCCTTATTTATTTCCCGCCCCTGATAGTGTCTGGATTGCAAAACTACAGGACTCACTGCAAATGGAATTACGGGAAGAAGTAAAGGTTGAATTTAGCGACTTTGAAAAAGAGAAGGCAGATATTGAGTTGTTGTTTAAGTATATAAAATACTATTTCCCAAAATATGAGGTGCCTAGGGTAATTACGGTTACTAACACAGTAGACTATAATAACCGCATAGTTTTGGCCGATAGCTTATTACTTATTGGACTGGATAATTACCTGGGAGCAGAGCATAAGTATTATAGGGAGTTGCAGAACTACATCGCTTCGGATATGAATCGTGATTATATTGTTAGTAACGCGGCAAATGCATTTGCCAATAAAGTCGTTTCACGTCCAAGAGAAAGAACTTTCCTGGCGCAATTGATTTATCAGGGTAAAGTATTATATCTAAAAGATAAAATAATGCCCTTTCATTCAGATGAACAAAAGATAACATATTCGGAAGATGAATTGACATGGGCTCAGCTTAATGAAGAACCTATGTGGAGGTATTTTATTGAACGCGAATTATTATATAGTACGGATAGTAAATTGTCACAACAATTTTTAGACCCGGCCCCCTTTTCTAAATTCGGCTTGGAACTGGACAATGAGTCCCCTGGCCAATTGGGACGTTTTTTAGGATGGCAGATTGTTCGGTCTTTTATGGAAAAGAATGATGTTTCTTTACAACATTTAATGAACTTTTCGGCGGAAGAAATCTTTAAAAAATCCAACTACAAACCAAAGAAATAA
- a CDS encoding zinc-ribbon domain-containing protein → MILFFGMRPGKEKVQKLHTIKCDFCGQKSTLTAYIRKNYFHLFWIKLFKISKNEIIECSHCKRTYYKEEFTTEMKKSLE, encoded by the coding sequence ATGATACTATTCTTCGGAATGAGACCTGGTAAAGAGAAAGTGCAAAAATTACATACTATAAAATGTGATTTCTGCGGACAGAAAAGTACTTTGACCGCATACATACGGAAAAATTATTTTCATTTGTTCTGGATAAAACTCTTTAAGATATCAAAGAATGAAATAATTGAATGTTCTCATTGCAAAAGAACATATTATAAGGAAGAATTTACTACAGAAATGAAAAAATCCTTGGAATAA
- a CDS encoding ATP-dependent 6-phosphofructokinase, producing MKNEEMFDINVLGKALFDSPLGLSKVQGDDIFNFVNEDEKILQNISLKEFKKNTADAKEPLAMEKAGPREKIFFDPKKTTAAVVTCGGLCPGINNVIRSLVMGLHYFYGVKEILGVRYGFEGLNPSYEHGFVNLTPEYVKDIHEFGGTILGSSRGGQDIGIMVDTLVDNGVDLLFTIGGDGTLKGANAIGEEIEKRGLNISVIGIPKTIDNDINLIDKSFGYETAYHVANPIIRDAHNEATGAYNGIAIVKLMGRDSGFIAASAAISMPVVNFVLIPEMHFELEGENGFLETLKKRLDSKHHAVIVVAEGAGQNLFNKDKNGQLTDASGNIQHDDIGLFLKNSIADYFKKNNYEVTIKYIDPSYIIRSAPANPGDSVFCSGLAYHAVHGAMSGRSKFVVGRVNNQYVYLPITAVTNKRKKINMEGGYWYAALESTGQPFEMR from the coding sequence ATGAAAAACGAAGAAATGTTCGATATTAATGTTCTGGGAAAAGCTTTATTTGATTCTCCTTTGGGGTTAAGTAAAGTTCAAGGTGATGATATATTCAATTTTGTCAACGAAGATGAAAAAATACTACAGAATATCTCTCTAAAAGAATTCAAGAAGAATACTGCTGATGCGAAGGAACCTTTAGCTATGGAAAAAGCGGGTCCGAGAGAAAAGATCTTTTTTGATCCCAAAAAAACCACAGCGGCAGTTGTTACTTGTGGGGGATTGTGCCCTGGAATTAATAATGTGATTCGAAGCCTTGTAATGGGGTTACATTACTTTTACGGTGTCAAGGAAATATTGGGTGTCCGTTATGGTTTTGAAGGATTAAACCCTTCATACGAGCACGGTTTTGTGAATCTAACGCCAGAATATGTCAAGGATATCCATGAATTTGGAGGAACAATTCTGGGTTCGTCCAGAGGTGGTCAGGATATTGGTATAATGGTGGATACCTTGGTTGATAATGGTGTTGATTTGTTATTTACCATTGGTGGTGATGGAACTTTAAAAGGTGCCAATGCCATTGGTGAGGAAATAGAAAAACGTGGTTTGAATATTTCGGTCATAGGTATTCCGAAAACAATAGATAACGATATTAATCTTATTGACAAGTCGTTTGGATATGAAACGGCTTATCATGTTGCAAATCCAATTATTAGGGATGCTCATAATGAAGCAACTGGTGCCTATAATGGCATTGCCATTGTAAAACTAATGGGTCGAGATAGTGGTTTTATAGCAGCATCAGCGGCAATATCAATGCCCGTTGTAAACTTTGTTTTGATTCCGGAAATGCATTTTGAACTCGAGGGTGAAAACGGATTTTTAGAAACGCTTAAAAAAAGGTTGGATTCAAAACATCATGCGGTTATAGTAGTGGCCGAAGGAGCAGGACAGAATCTTTTCAACAAAGATAAGAACGGGCAACTTACAGACGCCTCTGGGAATATTCAGCATGATGACATTGGGCTATTTTTGAAAAATAGTATAGCTGATTATTTTAAGAAAAATAACTACGAAGTCACCATAAAATATATAGACCCAAGTTATATTATTAGGAGTGCGCCAGCCAATCCTGGAGATAGCGTTTTTTGTAGCGGATTGGCTTATCATGCAGTACATGGAGCTATGTCTGGAAGGAGTAAATTTGTAGTCGGTCGAGTTAATAATCAATATGTATACTTACCGATAACAGCAGTAACCAACAAAAGAAAGAAAATTAATATGGAAGGCGGTTATTGGTACGCCGCTCTAGAAAGTACAGGACAGCCCTTTGAGATGCGCTAA
- the rlmN gene encoding 23S rRNA (adenine(2503)-C(2))-methyltransferase RlmN, protein MKEVIKKKDIRALTLDQLREFFVANGDKAFRGNQVYEWLWKKSAYSFEVMTNISKETRTLLTSNFVINHIKVDQMQRSKDGTIKNAVRLHDDLVVESVLIPTKTRTTACVSSQVGCSLDCKFCATARLKRMRNLNPDEIFDQVVAIDNESRLYFNRPLSNIVFMGMGEPLMNYNNVLKAIDKITSPDGLGMSPKRITVSTSGVPKMIRKMADEQVKFKLAVSLHSAIDEIRTSIMPFNATLTLADLREALQYWYSKTKSRITYEYVVWKGINDTLNDAEALVDFCRFAPSKVNLIEYNPIDDGDFQQANNKAIDMYVDTLERRGITVTVRRSRGKDIDAACGQLANKS, encoded by the coding sequence ATGAAAGAAGTTATCAAAAAGAAAGATATTAGGGCTTTGACCTTGGATCAATTGCGAGAGTTTTTCGTTGCCAATGGCGATAAGGCTTTTCGTGGAAATCAGGTCTATGAATGGCTTTGGAAAAAGTCTGCATATTCTTTTGAGGTAATGACCAATATTTCCAAAGAAACTAGAACCCTTTTGACTTCTAATTTTGTGATCAATCATATCAAGGTAGATCAAATGCAAAGAAGCAAGGATGGCACAATCAAAAATGCCGTTCGTTTGCATGATGATTTGGTGGTAGAATCGGTTTTGATTCCAACAAAAACAAGAACAACAGCTTGTGTATCTAGTCAAGTAGGCTGTAGTTTGGATTGTAAGTTCTGTGCAACAGCGAGATTAAAGCGGATGCGTAATCTTAATCCTGATGAAATTTTTGATCAGGTGGTTGCAATTGATAATGAGAGTCGATTGTATTTTAATAGGCCTCTAAGTAATATTGTCTTCATGGGCATGGGTGAACCCTTAATGAATTACAATAATGTGCTAAAGGCAATTGATAAAATCACCTCTCCCGATGGATTGGGGATGTCACCAAAAAGAATCACTGTTTCAACCTCCGGGGTACCTAAAATGATTCGGAAAATGGCCGATGAGCAGGTTAAATTCAAATTGGCCGTTTCATTACATTCTGCCATAGATGAGATTAGAACTTCGATTATGCCCTTTAATGCAACGCTGACGTTGGCAGATTTAAGAGAGGCTTTACAATATTGGTACAGTAAGACCAAGAGTAGAATAACTTATGAGTATGTCGTTTGGAAAGGAATAAATGACACACTAAATGATGCTGAGGCCTTGGTCGATTTCTGTAGATTTGCTCCATCCAAGGTTAATTTGATAGAATATAACCCTATAGATGATGGTGATTTTCAACAAGCAAATAATAAAGCCATTGATATGTATGTAGACACACTTGAGCGTAGAGGAATTACGGTGACAGTTCGGCGCTCAAGAGGCAAGGATATTGATGCCGCATGTGGTCAATTGGCGAATAAGTCGTAG
- the dnaG gene encoding DNA primase — protein MISKSTIDQVYETARLEEVIGDFVQLKKSGSNFKGLSPFSDERTPSFMVSPVKQIWKDFSSGKGGNVVAFLMEHEHFTYPEAIKYLAKKYNIEVEETERTDEQKQEANERESMYLVSEFAQSHFAQMLWESELGKAIGLTYFKERGYTDETIKKFGLGYCLDRWDGFTTAALDKGYKLNYLEKTGLTIVKEDPKNPNGSRKFDRFKGRVMFPIHSMSGRVLGFGGRILTNDKKAAKYLNSPESEIYHKSKVLYGIYYAKQAIAKEDNCYLVEGYTDVIQFYQRGIHNVVSSSGTALTPEQIRLINRLTKNITVLFDGDAAGLRASLRGIDLILEQGMNVKVCTFPEGEDPDSFAKNNELEDIINFLQQNSKDFIQFKASLLVEEASNDPIKRADTVRDIVNSISKIPDTIKKEIYIQECAQIMNVSEAVLFNTLAQIGKKDIAEASKKAKQEQKAFDVVKNEPVPEKVDVQYELERKIIELLLLYGNKKEEFEDLVLKENEDGDLILEPESLEVKVYEKIYLDLQDDEIELANQHFKSIYYKLIEQLNEKEDFAINTFIADLDQEMVTEISSILMEEEKYVLHNWESKDIYPKDKIIGVSQLVSETILTLRCFLIKRRMETLQNSTEDNFEDNSETLEEIMNYLNLNKLLNKKLNRVLS, from the coding sequence ATGATTTCAAAATCGACCATTGATCAAGTATATGAAACCGCCCGTTTAGAGGAGGTGATCGGTGATTTTGTCCAATTAAAAAAATCAGGTTCCAATTTTAAAGGGTTAAGTCCGTTTTCAGATGAGCGAACACCAAGTTTTATGGTATCGCCTGTTAAACAGATTTGGAAAGACTTTAGTAGCGGTAAAGGAGGTAATGTGGTTGCGTTTCTAATGGAGCATGAACATTTCACTTACCCTGAAGCCATAAAATATTTGGCAAAAAAATACAATATTGAAGTTGAGGAAACCGAGCGTACTGATGAGCAAAAACAAGAGGCCAATGAAAGGGAAAGTATGTATTTGGTTTCAGAATTTGCTCAGTCCCATTTTGCCCAAATGTTATGGGAGTCAGAATTGGGTAAGGCAATTGGGTTAACATACTTCAAAGAACGGGGCTACACTGATGAGACCATCAAAAAATTTGGACTCGGTTATTGTCTTGACCGGTGGGATGGTTTTACCACCGCGGCTTTGGATAAAGGGTACAAGTTAAACTATCTTGAGAAAACCGGTCTTACCATTGTAAAAGAAGACCCCAAGAATCCTAATGGTTCTAGAAAGTTCGATAGGTTTAAGGGTAGGGTAATGTTCCCAATACATTCGATGAGTGGCCGGGTTTTGGGTTTTGGAGGACGTATTTTGACCAATGACAAAAAGGCTGCTAAATACTTAAACTCTCCTGAAAGTGAGATTTATCATAAGAGTAAGGTTCTCTATGGTATTTACTATGCAAAGCAAGCCATAGCCAAAGAAGATAATTGTTATTTGGTGGAAGGGTATACAGATGTAATTCAATTTTATCAAAGAGGAATTCATAATGTAGTTTCTTCAAGTGGAACAGCGCTGACTCCTGAGCAAATTCGTTTAATAAATCGTTTGACCAAAAACATCACGGTTCTTTTTGATGGCGATGCTGCTGGTCTTAGGGCATCTCTTCGGGGTATAGATTTGATATTGGAGCAGGGAATGAACGTTAAGGTCTGTACTTTTCCTGAAGGAGAAGACCCAGACAGTTTTGCTAAAAACAATGAGCTTGAGGATATTATCAATTTTTTACAGCAGAATTCAAAAGACTTTATTCAGTTTAAGGCTTCATTGTTGGTTGAAGAAGCTTCCAATGACCCTATAAAGAGGGCCGATACTGTTCGGGATATTGTAAATAGTATTTCAAAAATTCCTGATACCATTAAAAAAGAGATTTACATTCAAGAATGCGCTCAGATAATGAATGTTTCCGAGGCTGTCTTATTCAATACTTTGGCCCAGATTGGAAAAAAAGATATTGCAGAGGCTTCCAAAAAAGCAAAACAGGAGCAAAAGGCATTTGATGTTGTCAAAAATGAACCTGTGCCTGAAAAGGTAGATGTTCAATATGAATTGGAACGGAAAATAATTGAGCTGTTATTGCTTTACGGGAACAAAAAAGAGGAGTTCGAGGATTTGGTGTTAAAAGAAAATGAAGATGGCGATTTAATTTTGGAACCTGAATCTTTAGAAGTTAAAGTGTATGAAAAAATATACCTGGATCTTCAAGACGATGAAATTGAACTTGCAAATCAGCATTTTAAGAGTATTTATTATAAGTTAATCGAGCAACTTAATGAGAAAGAAGATTTTGCGATAAATACGTTTATAGCTGATTTAGATCAGGAAATGGTTACTGAGATATCTTCCATTTTAATGGAAGAGGAAAAGTATGTATTACACAATTGGGAAAGTAAGGATATCTACCCCAAGGATAAAATAATAGGTGTATCTCAGTTGGTCAGTGAAACTATTCTCACCCTTCGTTGTTTCTTGATTAAAAGAAGAATGGAGACCTTACAGAATAGTACGGAAGATAATTTTGAAGATAATAGTGAGACGCTCGAGGAGATAATGAACTATTTAAACCTGAATAAGTTACTTAACAAAAAGCTGAATAGGGTATTGTCCTAA
- a CDS encoding polyprenyl synthetase family protein, with product MKVVSQIKDPVNQEMELFETKFRESMSSKVALLNRITYYIVNRKGKQMRPMFVFLTAKLLNNGEVNERTYRGASIIELIHTASLVHDDVVDESNKRRGFFSINALWKNKIAVLVGDYLFSKGLLLSLDNGDFDLLRIISVAVREMSEGELLQIEKARRLDIDEEIYYDIIRQKTATLIAACCSMGACSVKPESEEVETFRKFGEFCGMAFQIKDDLFDYGEQKIGKPTGIDIKEQKMTLPLIHVLNICSKSEKKWLINSVKNHNRDKKRVKEVIAFVKDKGGLTYAESKMHEFKKQALDLLLSYPKSAYRDSLELMVDYVVDRKK from the coding sequence TTGAAAGTTGTATCTCAAATAAAGGATCCTGTTAATCAGGAAATGGAGCTTTTTGAAACCAAGTTCCGCGAATCCATGTCTTCCAAGGTCGCTCTACTAAATCGCATCACCTATTATATAGTAAACCGAAAAGGAAAGCAGATGCGTCCTATGTTCGTGTTCCTGACTGCCAAATTATTGAATAATGGTGAGGTTAATGAACGTACCTATCGCGGAGCTTCTATTATAGAATTGATCCATACGGCAAGTTTGGTGCATGATGATGTAGTAGATGAAAGCAATAAACGTAGAGGTTTTTTCTCTATAAATGCACTTTGGAAAAACAAAATTGCAGTACTGGTTGGTGATTACCTATTTTCAAAAGGGCTTTTATTATCACTTGATAATGGCGATTTTGATTTATTGAGAATTATATCCGTGGCGGTTCGTGAAATGAGTGAGGGTGAGCTTTTGCAGATAGAGAAAGCACGTAGATTGGATATTGATGAAGAAATTTACTATGATATAATTCGCCAAAAAACAGCAACTTTAATCGCTGCCTGTTGTAGTATGGGCGCCTGTTCTGTCAAACCAGAATCTGAGGAAGTAGAAACTTTTAGAAAATTCGGAGAGTTTTGTGGTATGGCCTTTCAGATTAAGGATGACCTCTTCGACTATGGCGAACAGAAAATAGGGAAACCTACTGGAATAGATATTAAGGAACAAAAAATGACCTTGCCACTTATCCATGTTTTGAATATATGTTCAAAATCCGAAAAGAAATGGCTCATAAACTCGGTTAAGAATCATAACCGAGATAAGAAAAGAGTTAAAGAGGTAATTGCATTTGTCAAAGACAAAGGAGGTTTAACCTATGCAGAGTCTAAAATGCATGAGTTTAAGAAACAAGCCTTGGATTTACTTTTAAGTTACCCAAAATCGGCATATAGAGATTCGCTAGAGTTGATGGTGGATTATGTGGTTGACAGAAAAAAATAG
- a CDS encoding RNA polymerase sigma factor, which yields MKIIPFYNNEKQLIKRATAENQDAQKRIYDKYAPKMLGVCRQYVKDLQFAEDVMICGFLKVFKNLNTFKFKGSFEGWIRRIMIRESISYVRKQQFVVYDDELYDRYESGTSIISSDMDVEYIQMLIDALPEGYKMVFVLYVVEGYKHNEIAEMLQISESTSKSQLFKARKTLQEKLQQQNIIGYGTR from the coding sequence TTGAAGATCATTCCATTTTATAACAACGAGAAACAACTCATAAAAAGAGCAACTGCGGAAAATCAAGATGCGCAGAAGCGTATTTATGATAAGTATGCACCCAAAATGTTGGGGGTGTGTAGGCAATACGTGAAAGATTTACAATTTGCCGAGGACGTTATGATCTGCGGGTTTTTAAAGGTTTTCAAAAATTTGAACACTTTTAAGTTCAAAGGGAGTTTTGAAGGTTGGATACGGCGGATAATGATACGCGAGAGCATTTCTTATGTCAGAAAACAACAATTTGTGGTCTATGATGATGAGTTATATGACAGATACGAATCGGGAACGAGCATAATTTCTTCCGATATGGATGTTGAATACATACAAATGCTCATAGATGCTTTACCAGAAGGATATAAAATGGTCTTTGTGCTATATGTAGTTGAAGGTTATAAGCACAATGAAATTGCAGAGATGTTGCAGATTTCGGAAAGCACATCAAAATCGCAATTATTTAAAGCTAGAAAAACACTGCAAGAAAAATTGCAGCAACAAAATATTATAGGTTATGGAACCCGATAA
- the queA gene encoding tRNA preQ1(34) S-adenosylmethionine ribosyltransferase-isomerase QueA produces the protein MKLSHFNFELPNDLLAEYPAENRDESKLMVIHRETGKIEHKMFKDLINYFDEGDVMVLNNTKVFPARLYGNKEKTGARIEVFLLRELNEEQRLWDVLVDPARKIRIGNKLYFGEDESLVAEVIDNTTSRGRTLRFLYDGSYTDFRRKLRELGQTPLPKYIKRDVEEEDETRYQTIYAKHEGAVAAPTAGLHFSKHLLKRLEIKGVDFAELTLHVGLGTFNPVEVEDLSKHKMDSEELIIDEKATEIVNNAKSNKRKVCAVGTTAMRGLESAVSSEHTLNTFNGWTNKFVFPPYEFSIANCMVTNFHLPKSTLLMMVSAFIGHDLMKKAYKEAILESYKFYSYGDAMLII, from the coding sequence ATGAAATTATCGCACTTCAATTTTGAACTTCCAAATGATTTGTTAGCTGAGTACCCTGCTGAAAACAGGGACGAATCTAAATTAATGGTCATCCATAGAGAAACTGGCAAGATTGAGCATAAAATGTTCAAGGATTTGATTAATTATTTTGATGAAGGAGATGTAATGGTCTTGAACAACACTAAAGTTTTTCCTGCTAGATTATATGGTAATAAGGAAAAAACAGGTGCACGTATTGAGGTGTTTTTACTACGTGAATTGAATGAAGAACAACGTCTTTGGGATGTTCTTGTTGATCCAGCACGTAAAATACGTATTGGCAACAAGCTTTATTTTGGAGAGGACGAAAGTCTAGTTGCCGAGGTTATTGACAATACGACATCTAGAGGTAGAACGCTACGTTTCTTATATGATGGCTCTTATACAGATTTTAGAAGAAAACTTCGTGAACTAGGCCAAACTCCATTGCCAAAGTATATTAAACGTGATGTTGAGGAGGAAGATGAAACACGGTACCAGACTATATATGCAAAACATGAGGGTGCCGTGGCTGCACCTACTGCTGGTTTGCATTTTTCTAAACATTTATTGAAGCGCCTTGAAATCAAGGGAGTGGATTTCGCTGAATTGACTTTGCATGTTGGTTTAGGAACTTTCAACCCTGTAGAAGTTGAAGATTTATCCAAACATAAGATGGATAGTGAAGAGTTGATTATTGATGAAAAAGCCACTGAAATAGTCAATAATGCCAAGAGCAATAAAAGAAAAGTGTGTGCAGTTGGTACAACAGCTATGCGCGGATTGGAAAGCGCGGTTTCTTCAGAACATACTTTGAATACGTTCAATGGTTGGACTAATAAATTTGTTTTTCCACCGTACGAATTCAGTATTGCAAATTGTATGGTCACTAATTTTCATTTGCCAAAATCTACCTTACTGATGATGGTTTCGGCTTTCATAGGGCATGATTTAATGAAGAAGGCATATAAAGAAGCTATCTTGGAAAGCTATAAGTTTTATTCTTATGGTGATGCAATGTTGATTATATAA
- the nadE gene encoding NAD(+) synthase — MKTEKVIDHIVLWLKDYAENAGIKGFVIGISGGIDSAVTSTLCAKTGLDLLCLEMPIHQEKSQVSRAQNHIAWLKTNFDKTSDLTVELTAVFDNFISAVPAVENEADRFMSLANTRARLRMTTLYYFAALNGYLVAGTGNKVEDFGVGFYTKYGDGGVDLSPIADLMKSEVYEIAKVLGINEEIIKAAPTDGLWGDDRTDEDQIGATYPELEWAMEESDKGMSANDFSGRKQQVFTIFKKLNSVNQHKMIPIPICKIPETLK, encoded by the coding sequence ATGAAAACCGAAAAAGTTATTGACCATATCGTTCTTTGGTTAAAAGATTATGCTGAAAATGCAGGAATTAAAGGGTTTGTTATTGGAATCTCCGGAGGGATTGATTCTGCCGTTACTTCAACCTTATGTGCTAAAACCGGTCTAGACCTACTTTGTTTGGAAATGCCAATTCACCAAGAAAAGAGCCAAGTAAGTAGAGCTCAAAATCATATTGCATGGCTGAAAACCAATTTTGACAAAACAAGTGACTTAACTGTTGAGCTTACCGCTGTCTTTGATAATTTTATAAGCGCAGTACCCGCAGTTGAGAATGAAGCGGATAGATTTATGTCTTTAGCCAATACCAGGGCAAGACTCAGAATGACCACCCTATATTATTTTGCTGCTTTGAACGGATATTTAGTAGCTGGAACAGGGAATAAGGTTGAAGATTTTGGAGTTGGTTTTTATACCAAATATGGTGATGGCGGAGTGGACCTTAGTCCGATTGCCGATTTAATGAAAAGCGAAGTGTACGAAATTGCCAAAGTATTGGGAATCAATGAAGAAATAATAAAAGCCGCACCTACTGATGGCCTCTGGGGTGATGACCGAACTGATGAAGATCAAATAGGAGCCACATACCCTGAATTGGAGTGGGCTATGGAAGAAAGCGATAAAGGCATGTCCGCCAACGACTTTTCTGGCCGAAAACAACAAGTTTTCACTATATTTAAAAAATTGAATTCAGTGAATCAACATAAAATGATACCAATACCAATTTGTAAGATTCCTGAGACATTAAAATAA
- the gldC gene encoding gliding motility protein GldC has translation MAKSHTSEITLKVGLDENRVPEELTWSAEDGGINNEDAKAMLLSVWDSKNQESLKIDLWTKDMPVDEMKVFFHQTLVSLSDTFMKATQDEKMTATMKDFCDYFAEKLELKK, from the coding sequence ATGGCAAAATCACACACATCGGAGATAACTTTAAAGGTGGGATTAGATGAAAATCGTGTTCCTGAAGAACTAACTTGGTCTGCAGAAGATGGAGGTATCAATAACGAAGACGCAAAAGCTATGCTTTTATCTGTTTGGGATAGTAAAAACCAAGAATCTTTGAAAATTGATTTATGGACAAAGGATATGCCCGTTGATGAGATGAAGGTGTTTTTTCATCAAACATTGGTATCTCTTTCCGATACGTTTATGAAGGCCACGCAGGATGAAAAAATGACGGCCACAATGAAAGATTTCTGTGATTATTTTGCAGAAAAATTGGAATTGAAAAAGTAA